A stretch of the Prochlorococcus marinus str. MIT 0918 genome encodes the following:
- a CDS encoding RelA/SpoT family protein, which translates to MFAGPQLRSDGIKLPEDYGIELPEWLINCLEVVPPAVGECCPTDSKALLACSFDLAFRLHKGQFRASGDPYIVHPLAVANLLREIGASPKVIAAGFLHDVVEDTSITLELLEGYFGNEVSGLVEGVTKLGGIHFPNRTEAQAENLRKMFLAMARDIRVVLVKLADRLHNMRTLDSLQADKQQRIAQETREIYAPLANRLGIGRFKWELEDLAFKLLEPDQYREIQQEVVTKRSEREKRLAQTVELLRERLQNSGLKKFEISGRPKHLFGIWSKMQRQDKAFHEIYDVAALRIIVPNLESCYRALAVVHDTFRPIPGRFKDYIGLPKPNGYQSLHTAVIGRHRPIEVQIRTPEMHQVAEFGIAAHWKYKEGGSPAVGNTEKFSWLRQLVDWQQEENSSDHNDYLSSIKEDLFDEEVFVFTPKGDVVGLRKGSTAIDFAYRIHSEVGNHCYGTRINDKLCPLATKLNNGDFVEIITTNTAHPSLDWLNFVATPTARNRIRQWYKVSHRDETIQRGKELLERDLGRKGLDSLLTSEAMKKVAERCNLKTTEDLLAALGFGAITLHQVLNRLREEIRLQNMNTHIPETNNEIAKQVSTNAEYASPKESSVKTSPILGLEGLDYRLGGCCSPLPGEEIIGTVALGNHGITIHRQNCANISNIPSVRQLPVKWNEELSSHDTKFSTQLKIEVIDRVGVLKDILMRLSDSSINVSDARVQTSYGKPACIDLRIELKSSAQLAMTINKIRAMADVIDIARTGLS; encoded by the coding sequence ATGTTTGCAGGGCCTCAACTTAGGTCTGACGGAATCAAACTCCCAGAAGATTATGGGATTGAGTTGCCAGAATGGTTGATCAATTGCTTAGAAGTAGTTCCTCCTGCCGTAGGTGAATGCTGCCCTACAGATTCAAAAGCATTACTAGCTTGTTCGTTTGATCTCGCTTTTAGACTACATAAAGGTCAATTTCGCGCAAGTGGAGATCCATATATCGTTCACCCTTTGGCCGTAGCAAACTTATTAAGAGAAATAGGAGCAAGCCCTAAGGTCATAGCAGCCGGTTTTCTACATGATGTTGTGGAAGATACCAGTATCACACTTGAATTATTAGAAGGGTATTTTGGTAATGAAGTTAGTGGATTAGTTGAAGGAGTAACTAAATTAGGCGGTATTCACTTCCCCAACAGGACTGAAGCTCAAGCAGAAAATTTACGGAAAATGTTTCTTGCCATGGCCAGAGATATTCGTGTTGTTCTGGTGAAATTAGCGGATAGATTACATAACATGCGTACTCTTGATTCACTTCAAGCAGATAAACAACAAAGAATTGCACAAGAGACCCGAGAGATCTATGCTCCACTAGCCAATAGATTGGGAATTGGACGTTTTAAATGGGAGTTAGAAGATCTTGCTTTTAAACTTTTGGAACCAGATCAATATAGAGAGATCCAACAGGAAGTAGTGACTAAAAGGAGTGAACGAGAGAAGCGTTTAGCACAAACAGTTGAACTTCTACGAGAGCGATTACAAAATTCTGGTCTAAAAAAATTTGAAATCAGTGGAAGACCTAAACATCTGTTTGGTATCTGGAGCAAAATGCAAAGACAAGATAAAGCATTTCATGAAATTTATGATGTAGCAGCCTTAAGAATTATTGTTCCTAATTTAGAAAGTTGTTATAGAGCTCTAGCAGTTGTTCATGACACCTTCAGGCCTATACCTGGTCGTTTCAAGGATTACATAGGCCTTCCAAAGCCTAATGGATACCAATCTCTTCATACAGCGGTGATAGGTCGTCATAGGCCAATTGAGGTGCAAATCAGAACACCTGAAATGCACCAAGTAGCTGAATTTGGAATAGCCGCTCACTGGAAATATAAAGAAGGTGGTTCTCCTGCTGTAGGGAATACAGAAAAATTTAGCTGGTTGCGTCAATTAGTCGACTGGCAACAAGAAGAAAATAGCTCTGATCATAATGACTATCTTTCATCAATCAAAGAAGATTTATTTGACGAAGAGGTTTTTGTGTTTACTCCTAAAGGAGATGTCGTAGGCTTAAGGAAAGGCTCTACAGCTATAGATTTTGCTTATAGAATTCATTCAGAGGTAGGTAATCACTGCTATGGAACACGCATTAATGACAAACTATGTCCATTAGCAACAAAGTTAAACAATGGTGATTTTGTAGAGATTATTACAACTAACACAGCACATCCTAGTCTTGATTGGCTTAATTTTGTAGCCACTCCAACTGCCCGAAATCGTATCAGACAATGGTACAAAGTTAGTCATAGAGATGAAACGATTCAAAGAGGTAAAGAGCTGTTAGAACGCGACCTGGGCCGGAAAGGACTTGATTCATTACTTACCAGCGAAGCAATGAAAAAAGTTGCTGAGCGGTGCAATCTTAAAACTACTGAAGATTTACTTGCTGCACTTGGTTTCGGAGCAATTACTCTCCATCAAGTACTAAATCGGCTACGAGAAGAGATTCGACTACAAAATATGAATACACATATTCCTGAAACCAATAATGAAATTGCTAAGCAAGTCTCGACCAATGCAGAATATGCATCCCCTAAAGAATCCTCTGTAAAAACGTCTCCTATTCTTGGTTTAGAAGGGTTAGATTATCGCTTAGGAGGATGCTGCAGTCCTCTCCCTGGAGAAGAAATAATTGGTACTGTTGCACTTGGCAATCATGGGATAACTATTCATCGACAAAATTGTGCGAATATTAGTAACATACCCAGCGTCAGACAATTACCTGTTAAATGGAATGAGGAATTATCGAGTCATGATACAAAGTTCTCTACTCAACTAAAAATCGAAGTAATTGACCGAGTTGGTGTTCTTAAAGACATTTTAATGCGATTATCCGACAGTAGTATTAATGTTAGTGATGCACGTGTTCAGACTTCCTATGGGAAACCTGCATGTATTGACCTTAGAATTGAATTAAAAAGTTCAGCGCAGCTAGCCATGACCATAAATAAAATTCGCGCAATGGCTGATGTCATAGATATTGCCAGAACAGGACTAAGTTAA
- a CDS encoding ABC transporter ATP-binding protein — translation MNCSQNDVLNIKGLSVSYPGSSDWVLEDLNMSLKAGERLALIGSSGSGKSTVAKVLLQILPSGSICRGQLLLKNKDLLSLNEKDLKRLRGELIGLIFQDPGSRLNPLMTIGEHLLDTFKAHQQNQSLTVQKLKSEKLLEQVGINPQRFNAYPHEFSGGMRQRLCIALAIALNPPLIIADEPTSSLDVVIANQIMSELSILCDELGSSLLLITHDLALASKWSQRIAILDQGKIVEEQSNRKLFISPQSVLAKKLVSAAIAREECSQSFDQKREVIFEVDRLRCWHPLPGVPWKNTWVKAIDEISFSLSIGETLGVVGVSGCGKSTLCRALLGLTPIRGGEVKLYGRNLRDSHDNSLKKAKQVIQMVFQDPFASLNPKMTVLEAISDPLLIHGLANKASAKEQTRLLLEQVGLIPAQDFQNRFPHQLSGGQQQRVAIARALAMKPKVLICDESVSMLDAEIQTDVLSLLRSLQVNLGLAILFITHDLAVASSFCHRIIVLNKGKIVEEGFAKQIISSPTTTFTQKLVSSSPRVRSFN, via the coding sequence ATGAATTGTTCTCAAAACGATGTTTTAAATATAAAAGGCTTAAGTGTTTCTTATCCAGGTTCTTCTGATTGGGTCTTAGAGGATCTGAATATGAGTCTTAAGGCAGGTGAACGCCTTGCTTTAATAGGAAGTTCAGGGTCTGGTAAAAGCACTGTTGCGAAAGTTTTATTACAAATACTTCCATCAGGCAGTATTTGTAGAGGACAACTTTTATTGAAAAATAAAGATCTTTTGAGCCTGAATGAAAAAGATTTGAAAAGACTAAGAGGTGAATTGATTGGATTGATTTTTCAAGATCCTGGCTCACGTTTGAATCCATTGATGACTATTGGAGAACACCTTTTAGATACCTTCAAGGCTCATCAACAAAACCAATCACTGACTGTTCAGAAACTTAAATCAGAAAAATTATTAGAACAAGTTGGCATTAATCCTCAAAGGTTTAATGCATATCCTCATGAATTTAGTGGTGGTATGCGTCAGCGCTTATGCATTGCTTTGGCAATTGCCTTAAACCCTCCTTTAATCATTGCTGATGAACCAACTTCAAGCCTTGATGTTGTAATAGCTAATCAGATTATGAGCGAATTAAGTATTTTATGTGATGAGTTGGGGAGTTCTCTTTTATTGATTACTCATGACTTAGCTCTTGCCTCAAAGTGGTCTCAAAGAATAGCAATCCTTGACCAAGGAAAAATTGTTGAAGAGCAATCAAATCGCAAGCTTTTTATTTCTCCTCAATCAGTTCTTGCTAAGAAATTGGTTAGTGCAGCTATAGCGCGTGAAGAATGTTCTCAATCATTCGACCAGAAAAGGGAGGTCATTTTTGAAGTTGACAGATTACGATGTTGGCATCCTTTGCCAGGAGTACCTTGGAAAAACACTTGGGTCAAGGCAATTGATGAAATTAGTTTTTCTTTAAGTATTGGAGAAACGCTTGGTGTGGTTGGAGTTTCTGGATGTGGGAAGAGTACTTTATGTCGAGCTCTTTTAGGTTTAACTCCTATTAGGGGAGGCGAAGTTAAATTGTATGGAAGAAATTTAAGAGATTCACATGACAACTCTCTAAAAAAAGCTAAACAAGTAATCCAAATGGTCTTTCAAGACCCTTTTGCTTCTTTAAATCCTAAGATGACAGTATTAGAAGCTATTTCTGACCCTCTTCTTATTCATGGTTTGGCCAACAAAGCAAGTGCAAAAGAACAAACAAGGTTGCTTTTAGAGCAAGTCGGTCTTATTCCAGCACAAGATTTTCAGAATCGTTTTCCTCATCAGCTTTCAGGTGGTCAGCAACAAAGAGTAGCTATTGCTCGAGCCCTTGCGATGAAACCGAAAGTTCTTATTTGTGATGAAAGTGTAAGCATGTTAGATGCTGAGATTCAAACGGATGTTTTATCATTACTTCGCTCATTACAAGTTAATTTAGGATTAGCAATTCTCTTTATTACTCATGACCTGGCTGTGGCAAGTTCTTTTTGTCACAGAATCATTGTTTTAAATAAAGGTAAAATTGTTGAAGAAGGTTTTGCTAAGCAAATAATAAGTTCTCCAACTACTACTTTCACTCAAAAATTAGTGAGTTCTTCACCAAGAGTGAGATCTTTTAATTAG
- a CDS encoding RluA family pseudouridine synthase encodes MSEDPTQSFGKGEGELIALHYSKPLPMRLDRWLVSKRPDESRARVQKFIENGLVLVNGKEGKAKTPLREGDEVQLWQPPPEPLPYLKPQKMDLNILFEDEHIIVINKPAGLTVHPAPGNKDGTLVNGLLHHCSDLPGINGKLRPGIVHRLDKDTTGCIVVAKSQEALVKLQVQIQKRIASRKYMAIVHGVPKGDKGSIIGDIGRHPVDRKRYAVVSNDTGRYACTHWELIERLGDYSLLTFQLDTGRTHQIRVHSAHIGHPILGDPTYSRCKKLPTNVKSQVLHARHLGLKHPIKNNEMLFEAPLPHTFEKILTILRK; translated from the coding sequence ATGTCTGAAGATCCAACACAATCATTTGGGAAAGGAGAAGGGGAGCTAATAGCACTTCATTACTCTAAACCTTTACCTATGCGTCTAGATCGATGGTTAGTCAGCAAGCGGCCTGATGAAAGTAGAGCAAGGGTCCAGAAATTCATTGAAAATGGATTAGTGCTTGTTAATGGAAAAGAAGGAAAAGCTAAAACACCTCTTAGAGAAGGAGATGAAGTTCAATTATGGCAACCACCTCCTGAACCATTACCATATTTGAAACCACAAAAAATGGATTTAAATATCCTTTTTGAAGATGAGCATATTATTGTTATTAACAAACCAGCAGGTTTAACAGTACATCCAGCACCAGGCAATAAAGATGGCACACTAGTTAATGGATTATTGCATCACTGTTCTGATTTGCCAGGAATAAATGGAAAGCTTCGCCCTGGAATAGTGCATCGACTTGATAAGGATACAACAGGCTGCATTGTTGTAGCAAAGTCACAAGAAGCTTTAGTTAAGCTCCAAGTTCAAATTCAAAAAAGGATTGCATCTAGAAAGTACATGGCTATAGTACATGGCGTCCCTAAAGGAGATAAAGGCTCTATTATTGGCGATATAGGTAGACATCCGGTTGATAGAAAAAGATATGCTGTCGTTAGTAATGACACTGGGAGGTATGCATGTACTCATTGGGAACTCATTGAGAGACTTGGTGATTACTCTCTTTTAACGTTTCAATTAGATACTGGTCGAACTCACCAAATTCGTGTTCATTCTGCTCATATTGGACATCCAATTCTAGGAGACCCTACATATAGCCGTTGTAAGAAATTACCAACTAATGTTAAAAGTCAAGTTTTACATGCTCGCCATCTCGGATTAAAGCATCCTATCAAAAATAATGAGATGCTTTTTGAAGCTCCATTACCGCATACATTTGAAAAGATTCTGACTATCTTGAGAAAATAA
- the ylqF gene encoding ribosome biogenesis GTPase YlqF — protein sequence MKMQLIQWYPGHIAKAEKQLTTHLEKIDLVIEVRDARIPLATSHPYLQKWIKNKKHLMVINRKDMISNKAITSWDKWFKQQGQPFWWCNAKNGDGIKQIKEAAIELGEELNQRRSFRGMRNRAVRALTLGFPNVGKSALINRLVNKKIVQSSRKAGVTKSLRWVRVGQQLDLLDSPGVLPPKLEDQEAAIKLAICDDIGQASYDVESVAIRFLEIMNEIKLINIAGIQSDILNSRYGIDIKKHRTNPHLWLEDAANYHTSGDKCRMAQRLLDDFRKKLIGPISLELP from the coding sequence GTGAAAATGCAACTTATTCAATGGTATCCAGGCCACATAGCAAAAGCCGAAAAACAACTTACTACTCATCTAGAAAAAATAGATCTAGTTATCGAAGTAAGAGATGCTCGAATTCCACTTGCCACTTCACATCCTTATCTTCAGAAATGGATCAAAAACAAAAAGCATTTAATGGTGATCAATCGAAAAGATATGATTTCAAACAAGGCTATAACTTCGTGGGATAAATGGTTTAAACAGCAAGGGCAACCATTTTGGTGGTGTAATGCTAAAAATGGTGATGGAATAAAGCAAATTAAAGAAGCAGCTATTGAACTTGGAGAAGAATTGAATCAAAGACGATCATTTAGAGGTATGCGTAATAGAGCAGTCAGAGCACTTACTCTTGGATTCCCAAATGTTGGGAAGTCCGCTCTAATCAATAGATTAGTCAATAAAAAAATTGTGCAAAGTTCAAGAAAAGCTGGGGTAACAAAATCTCTGAGATGGGTTCGAGTTGGACAACAACTTGATTTATTGGATTCACCTGGTGTATTACCTCCTAAATTAGAAGATCAAGAAGCTGCGATCAAACTTGCTATATGTGATGACATCGGACAAGCTTCTTATGATGTTGAATCAGTAGCAATAAGATTCTTAGAGATAATGAATGAAATCAAACTAATAAATATTGCTGGCATACAATCAGATATCCTTAATAGCCGTTATGGAATAGATATTAAAAAACATCGCACCAATCCACATCTATGGCTAGAAGATGCAGCTAACTATCACACGTCAGGGGATAAATGTAGAATGGCACAAAGACTACTAGATGATTTCCGCAAGAAACTAATTGGTCCCATTTCTCTGGAACTTCCATAA